Proteins encoded together in one Camelina sativa cultivar DH55 chromosome 9, Cs, whole genome shotgun sequence window:
- the LOC104710969 gene encoding vacuolar protein sorting-associated protein 24 homolog 1-like: MKRLMNMFKRKPDPKQKLRDWQRKLRQECRKIEHQIRDIEREERKVKKDIKDSAKRNDMATAKGLAREIVSSRRIVKRLYENKAHLNSISMHLGETVGTAITVGNISKSTEVMKLVIILMKAPDLAVTMQEFSKELTKAGVIGEFVSDAVDDTLNSEDMEEDIEEEVEKVLTAVAGDTAAKLPEAVRKGKINVPAQKVKTSREEETIAEGVDDEEELEEVRAPFAKVRS, from the exons atgaagaggcTGATGAACATGTTCAAGCGAAAGCCTGATCCGAAGCAAAAGCTCCGAGATTGGCAGCGGAAGCTACGCCAAGAATGCCGTAAAATCGAACACCAAATTCGAG atatagagagagaagaaagaaaagtaaagaaagataTTAAAGACTCAGCGAAGCGGAATGATATGGCCACTGCGAAG GGACTTGCTAGGGAAATAGTGAGTTCTAGAAGAATAGTGAAACGACTTTATGAAAACAAAGCTCACTTGAATTCGATATCGATGCATCTTGGGGAGACTGTTG GAACTGCGATAACAGTTGGGAATATTTCGAAGAGCACTGAGGTTATGAAGCTTGTTATTATACTCATGAAAGCTCCGGATTTGGCTGTGACAATGCAGGAGTTCAGCAAAGAGCTCACTAAG GCTGGGGTTATTGGAGAGTTTGTGAGTGATGCGGTTGATGATACCTTAAATTCTGAGGATATGGAAGAGGATATCGAGGAGGAGGTTGAGAAAGTGTTGACTGCCGTAGCTGGAGACACTGCAGCTAAGCTCCCTGAAGCAGTTAGGAAGGGAAAGATAAATGTACCAGCTCAAAAGGTGAAAACTTCACGTGAG GAAGAGACAATTGCAGAaggagttgatgatgaagaagaacttgagGAAGTTAGAGCTCCGTTCGCCAAAGTTAGATCGTAA